One Elaeis guineensis isolate ETL-2024a chromosome 10, EG11, whole genome shotgun sequence genomic window carries:
- the LOC105052910 gene encoding uncharacterized protein yields MAYYKQRWLSISSIQQGDASIEPYSQDLLFEEANADIQMRAKNSKLNKDLLKLKQQGNSMKYMDPNRSWSCTERFCRGETMVNNSIRGFTTNRHVLKWINPCKDPSITKNKAKKAQQDPRKTPPTSSHSSS; encoded by the exons ATGGCCTACTATAAGCAGAGATGGCTGTCAATATCATCAATACAACAGGGAGATGCAAGCATTGAGCCATACAGCCAGGATTTGTTGTTTGAGGAAGCAAATGCAGATATACAGATGCGTGCAAAGAATTCAAAGCTCAACAAGGACCTTTTAAAGCTGAAACAACAAGGCAACAGCATGAAATACAT GGATCCGAATCGCTCTTGGAGTTGCACTGAGAGGTTTTGCAGGGGTGAAACAATG GTGAACAACAGCATAAGGGGTTTCACAACCAATAGGCATGTGCTCAAATGGATTAATCCATGCAAAGATCCCagcattacaaaaaataaagcTAAGAAGGCCCAACAGGATCCAAGGAAGACTCCTCCAACTTCATCACattcttcatcataa
- the LOC105052909 gene encoding peroxisomal nicotinamide adenine dinucleotide carrier isoform X3 codes for MSNALANGLAGAGGGIIAQIITYPLQTVNTRQQTERTAKKKSLAADGAATAPAPPGGGTLFQILQVIRTEGWGGLYSGLKPSLVGTAASQGIYYYFYQVFKNKAEARAVARKKKGLGDGTVGMFSWLVVAAVAGSVNVLLTNPIWVLVTRMQTHTQAERKIMEAKREAMLMEASDADATDMEAFKEKLSELDSTKPHPFGTFHAVFLLGALAKLGATVSTYPLLVVKSRLQAKQEIGRNVMLRYTGTLDAIIKMIRYEGLYGFYKGMGTKIVQSVFAASVLFMVKEELVKAILFLTDESRKILLTFGK; via the exons ATGTCAAACGCTTTGGCCAATGGCCTCGCCGGCGCCGGTGGAGGCATCATCGCCCAGATCATAACTTATCCCCTCCAAACC GTAAACACTCGGCAGCAGACTGAGAGGACCGCCAAGAAGAAATCGCTCGCCGCCGACGGCGCCGCCACCGCTCCCGCTCCACCCGGCGGTGGAACTCTCTTCCAAATCCTCCAGGTCATTAGAACGGAGGGCTGGGGAGGACTTTACAGCGGTCTCAAGCCATCTCTTGTCGGCACCGCCGCATCACAG GGCATATATTATTACTTCTACCAGGTGTTTAAGAACAAGGCGGAGGCGAGAGCGGTTGCCCGCAAGAAGAAAGGTCTCGGCGATGGCACCGTCGGCATGTTCTCCTGGCTTGTTGTTGCAGCTGTTGCAGG GTCGGTGAATGTGCTACTGACTAATCCGATATGGGTTCTTGTGACTCGTATGCAG ACTCATACACAAGCAGAAAGAAAAATCATGGAGGCTAAGAGGGAGGCTATGCTGATGGAAGCATCTGATGCTGATGCAACTGATATGGAAGCTTTTAAGGAGAAATTGTCTGAACTAGATTCAACCAAACCTCATCCCTTTGGAACCTTTCATGCG GTATTCTTGTTGGGGGCACTGGCAAAATTGGGAGCAACAGTTTCAACATATCCTTTGTTAGTTGTGAAG TCAAGGCTACAAGCAAAACAAGAAATTGGAAGGAATGTCATGCTAAGATATACAG GTACTCTGGATGCAATAATAAAGATGATCCGGTATGAAGGACTGTATGGCTTTTATAAAGGGATGGGCACAAAGATTGTACAGAGTGTTTTTGCAGCATCAGTTCTTTTCATGGTAAAGGAAGAGTTGGTCAAGGCAATTCTTTTCCTTACTGATGAGAGCAGGAAAATCCTCTTAACTTTTGGGAAGTGA
- the LOC105052909 gene encoding peroxisomal nicotinamide adenine dinucleotide carrier isoform X2 has product MSNALANGLAGAGGGIIAQIITYPLQTVNTRQQTERTAKKKSLAADGAATAPAPPGGGTLFQILQVIRTEGWGGLYSGLKPSLVGTAASQGIYYYFYQVFKNKAEARAVARKKKGLGDGTVGMFSWLVVAAVAGSVNVLLTNPIWVLVTRMQTHTQAERKIMEAKREAMLMEASDADATDMEAFKEKLSELDSTKPHPFGTFHAAREVYNETGIKGFWKGLIPTLIMVFLLGALAKLGATVSTYPLLVVKSRLQAKQEIGRNVMLRYTGTLDAIIKMIRYEGLYGFYKGMGTKIVQSVFAASVLFMVKEELVKAILFLTDESRKILLTFGK; this is encoded by the exons ATGTCAAACGCTTTGGCCAATGGCCTCGCCGGCGCCGGTGGAGGCATCATCGCCCAGATCATAACTTATCCCCTCCAAACC GTAAACACTCGGCAGCAGACTGAGAGGACCGCCAAGAAGAAATCGCTCGCCGCCGACGGCGCCGCCACCGCTCCCGCTCCACCCGGCGGTGGAACTCTCTTCCAAATCCTCCAGGTCATTAGAACGGAGGGCTGGGGAGGACTTTACAGCGGTCTCAAGCCATCTCTTGTCGGCACCGCCGCATCACAG GGCATATATTATTACTTCTACCAGGTGTTTAAGAACAAGGCGGAGGCGAGAGCGGTTGCCCGCAAGAAGAAAGGTCTCGGCGATGGCACCGTCGGCATGTTCTCCTGGCTTGTTGTTGCAGCTGTTGCAGG GTCGGTGAATGTGCTACTGACTAATCCGATATGGGTTCTTGTGACTCGTATGCAG ACTCATACACAAGCAGAAAGAAAAATCATGGAGGCTAAGAGGGAGGCTATGCTGATGGAAGCATCTGATGCTGATGCAACTGATATGGAAGCTTTTAAGGAGAAATTGTCTGAACTAGATTCAACCAAACCTCATCCCTTTGGAACCTTTCATGCG GCACGGGAGGTTTACAATGAAACAGGCATAAAAGGATTCTGGAAAGGACTCATTCCAACACTTATCATG GTATTCTTGTTGGGGGCACTGGCAAAATTGGGAGCAACAGTTTCAACATATCCTTTGTTAGTTGTGAAG TCAAGGCTACAAGCAAAACAAGAAATTGGAAGGAATGTCATGCTAAGATATACAG GTACTCTGGATGCAATAATAAAGATGATCCGGTATGAAGGACTGTATGGCTTTTATAAAGGGATGGGCACAAAGATTGTACAGAGTGTTTTTGCAGCATCAGTTCTTTTCATGGTAAAGGAAGAGTTGGTCAAGGCAATTCTTTTCCTTACTGATGAGAGCAGGAAAATCCTCTTAACTTTTGGGAAGTGA
- the LOC105052909 gene encoding peroxisomal nicotinamide adenine dinucleotide carrier isoform X1: MSNALANGLAGAGGGIIAQIITYPLQTVNTRQQTERTAKKKSLAADGAATAPAPPGGGTLFQILQVIRTEGWGGLYSGLKPSLVGTAASQGIYYYFYQVFKNKAEARAVARKKKGLGDGTVGMFSWLVVAAVAGSVNVLLTNPIWVLVTRMQTHTQAERKIMEAKREAMLMEASDADATDMEAFKEKLSELDSTKPHPFGTFHAAREVYNETGIKGFWKGLIPTLIMVCNPSIQFMIYETSLKRLQSKHSENKRRMKNITPLEVFLLGALAKLGATVSTYPLLVVKSRLQAKQEIGRNVMLRYTGTLDAIIKMIRYEGLYGFYKGMGTKIVQSVFAASVLFMVKEELVKAILFLTDESRKILLTFGK, encoded by the exons ATGTCAAACGCTTTGGCCAATGGCCTCGCCGGCGCCGGTGGAGGCATCATCGCCCAGATCATAACTTATCCCCTCCAAACC GTAAACACTCGGCAGCAGACTGAGAGGACCGCCAAGAAGAAATCGCTCGCCGCCGACGGCGCCGCCACCGCTCCCGCTCCACCCGGCGGTGGAACTCTCTTCCAAATCCTCCAGGTCATTAGAACGGAGGGCTGGGGAGGACTTTACAGCGGTCTCAAGCCATCTCTTGTCGGCACCGCCGCATCACAG GGCATATATTATTACTTCTACCAGGTGTTTAAGAACAAGGCGGAGGCGAGAGCGGTTGCCCGCAAGAAGAAAGGTCTCGGCGATGGCACCGTCGGCATGTTCTCCTGGCTTGTTGTTGCAGCTGTTGCAGG GTCGGTGAATGTGCTACTGACTAATCCGATATGGGTTCTTGTGACTCGTATGCAG ACTCATACACAAGCAGAAAGAAAAATCATGGAGGCTAAGAGGGAGGCTATGCTGATGGAAGCATCTGATGCTGATGCAACTGATATGGAAGCTTTTAAGGAGAAATTGTCTGAACTAGATTCAACCAAACCTCATCCCTTTGGAACCTTTCATGCG GCACGGGAGGTTTACAATGAAACAGGCATAAAAGGATTCTGGAAAGGACTCATTCCAACACTTATCATG GTATGCAATCCATCAATCCAATTTATGATTTATGAAACCTCACTAAAGCGCCTTCAGTCCAAGCATTCTGAAAACAAGCGTAGGATGAAAAATATCACTCCTTTGGAG GTATTCTTGTTGGGGGCACTGGCAAAATTGGGAGCAACAGTTTCAACATATCCTTTGTTAGTTGTGAAG TCAAGGCTACAAGCAAAACAAGAAATTGGAAGGAATGTCATGCTAAGATATACAG GTACTCTGGATGCAATAATAAAGATGATCCGGTATGAAGGACTGTATGGCTTTTATAAAGGGATGGGCACAAAGATTGTACAGAGTGTTTTTGCAGCATCAGTTCTTTTCATGGTAAAGGAAGAGTTGGTCAAGGCAATTCTTTTCCTTACTGATGAGAGCAGGAAAATCCTCTTAACTTTTGGGAAGTGA